One genomic window of Pseudopipra pipra isolate bDixPip1 chromosome 17, bDixPip1.hap1, whole genome shotgun sequence includes the following:
- the GDF5 gene encoding growth/differentiation factor 5, protein MKILHFLTLLLWHLTWLSLDLVPGALSNSEAGQGNPGSKLGFLKAEGKERSPSARAGTLRTASHGYSAGNSKARTKSSAVQAGALLAKNDESKKVPSRTAAVEGKVGHLPSRPSGVRTVTPKVQNLSSKVALKKTGTSSTDTDSFKTKKTKEPVTQREAKETFRHPPITPHEYMLSLYRTLSDAERKGVNGSVKLEAGLANTITSFIDKGQDERAPTIRKQKYIFDISALEKDGLLGAELRILRKKPSDTWKSHSSGKTSQVKLFSCSTNRQAATLLDSRTVSITDTPKWEVFDIWKLFRNFKNLVNLCFELETFDRGRAVDLRSVGFNRTGRQVNEKALFLVFGRTKKRDLFFNEIKARSGQDDKTVYEYLFNQRRKRRAPLATRQGKRPTKNLKARCSRKALHVNFKDMGWDDWIIAPLEYEAYHCEGLCEFPLRSHLEPTNHAVIQTLMNSMDPESTPPTCCVPTRLSPISILFIDSANNVVYKQYEDMVVESCGCR, encoded by the exons ATGAAAATCCTGCATTTTCTCACTTTACTGCTTTGGCATTTGACTTGGCTGTCTCTGGATCTAGTTCCTGGAGCGCTGAGTAATTCTGAAGCAGGCCAGGGTAATCCAGGATCTAAACTAgggtttttaaaagcagaaggaaaggagaggagtCCCTCTGCACGGGCAGGTACACTGAGGACTGCAAGCCATGGATATAGTGCTGGGAACTCAAAGGCTAGGACTAAAAGCAGTGCTGTTcaggctggagctctgctggcCAAGAACGATGAGTCAAAGAAGGTTCCCTCAAGAACAGCAGCCGTGGAGGGCAAGGTAGGACATCTCCCCAGCAGACCTTCTGGAGTAAGGACAGTGACTCCAAAGGTTCAAAATCTTAGCAGCAAGGTGGCTTTGAAAAAAACTGGCACAAGCAGTACTGACACTGACtctttcaaaaccaaaaagactAAAGAGCCTGTAACCCAGAGGGAAGCTAAGGAAACCTTCCGACATCCCCCGATAACGCCACATGAATACATGCTCTCTTTGTACAGGACTCTCTcagatgcagaaagaaaaggtgttAATGGAAGCGTAAAACTGGAGGCTGGACTTGCCAATACAATAACCAGCTTTATAGACAAAGGACAAG ACGAGCGAGCACCAActataagaaaacaaaaatatatttttgacaTCAGTGCATTAGAAAAAGATGgtttgctgggagcagagcttcGAATATTGAGGAAGAAGCCTTCTGATACATGGAAGTCTCATTCTTCTGGAAAAACTTCCCAAGTGAAATTATTTAGCTGCTCTACAAACAGACAAGCAGCAACTCTCCTGGACTCTCGGACCGTCAGTATCACCGACACACCGAAGTGGGAAGTGTTTGACATCTGGAAGCTTTTCAGAAACTTTAAAAACTTGGTTAACTTGTGTTTTGAGCTGGAAACTTTTGACAGAGGGAGAGCTGTTGATCTCAGGAGTGTGGGATTTAATAGAACAGGAAGACAGGTCAATGAAAAGGCTCTGTTCTTGGTGTTTGggaggacaaaaaaaagagacttaTTCTTCAATGAAATCAAAGCTAGATCTGGCCAAGATGACAAAACTGTTTATGAGTACTTGTTCAACCAGAGGCGGAAGAGAAGAGCTCCTCTGGCAACACGGCAAGGGAAGAGGCCCACTAAGAATCTGAAGGCGAGGTGTAGCAGAAAAGCCCTCCACGTGAATTTTAAGGATATGGGCTGGGATGACTGGATAATAGCCCCTCTGGAGTATGAAGCATATCACTGCGAAGGGCTCTGTGAATTCCCCCTCCGGTCCCACCTGGAGCCCACCAACCACGCAGTTATCCAGACGTTGATGAACTCCATGGACCCGGAATCGACCCCCCCGACCTGCTGCGTCCCAACCCGGCTGAGCCCCATCAGCATTCTTTTCATTGACTCTGCAAACAACGTGGTCTACAAGCAGTATGAGGACATGGTGGTGGAGTCGTGTGGTTGCAGGTAG